A region of the Micropterus dolomieu isolate WLL.071019.BEF.003 ecotype Adirondacks linkage group LG10, ASM2129224v1, whole genome shotgun sequence genome:
tgcctttttttatttgcctAGTTTTACATGAAATTTAGCTACTATTTTTATCTTGTGTTACAATTATGGCTAATGCTATTTCTAATCGTTTTAAAATTTTAGTTTATTTCTGGAAATcacccataggaaagcaaaatccaagatgagatctcatagttgtttccttcttttctcctagacacaaatgagctgcttttaataccaaggtgagaccaaaggccttttctcccacttctcaaattcatctcaggagaaacaaccatataaaatctcatttatgtctaactctgatcaaaacaagagatctctaactgatcttaaaaaAGTCttatttaagtctcctgaacattggaccatgggattagagaaagagctcaaagaaaactcagctatgactcctgggatctcatgattcttctcaaatatgtctcagttttctaatattggcctcaggagcaaaaactcatctctgtcttactctgatcaaaagatgagatctctacagtatcttaaataattGTCATTTCAGTctagaatgtggatcagaaaaaaagttccaagatatttctcagttttgtcttagtgaccccacttaggggttattttactcaagtactttacttacgtcaaatgttgaggttgagtattttcttttcagggGGTGTGTACTTTTAcccaagttactgagaaaaattaaataaattttgacattgaaaataatgcaattTCAAATGTCATGCTTTCCAATTGGTTAaggtcacagccagcataactggaacacccaatactttgacatgatgtttagaggactgaatgcacgcaagaactgagatacaacatgtatctgtcatacagaatgagcacttttacttttgatacttaagtacattcactatggaatacttttacACCTTTTACTTgactttaattgtggatatggtatatctcctcttttaagtaaaggaagattgtactctatttaaagacaatcagtACTTCACGTTAATTTTAATGTGATACAATCAAGCTcacaaacatctccccagagctcccaactgctttttaggagcgataagcaagacattaatgatttcaaaagatacaatgatgagatctcatctgttactttcatttatcctgttgtaatctcaattcagtatccatttgtcttacctaagtctcaaaacctcactctctcttcacctcatccttttctcctaaggggttttaggagcaacaattcagattagAGTGATCTCAAAATGATCTACAgtactattgagatcttagtgttttctcaggagttaaagaaaagaccattatgagaaaaagatttttcctctgggaaACCTCCTATCCCCACCTGACCTGGGCGAAAACATTGCGCATTATgcaaatttagttttttgtgttgtggtgTCTGGCACTGCCTGGAATCCCAGAAAGCCTTGAAAAGCATAGTGTGAAAATGAATGGGTGAACTTTGTGTTGCGCTGCCTTCAGTGGGCCTTTACAGTTAAAAGTTCGGTGGCCTGGATACTGCTGAACCTTCCAGACGGCAGTGGACTGAGCAGTCCATTGGAGGGGTGAGAGGAGTCTTCCATAATGCTGATGGCACTGCCGGTGAAGCGTTTCTCTAAACGTCCTGAATGGAAGGTGCAACTCTTCATCGTGATGAACACCTTTTACCACATGGTGCTGTCCGAAACCATCAGTACCATGTCAGCACAGATTGAATAGTTGCTCACAGATCGGCTTGCCGTGAGCAAAAGTTGCTGTTTGGGACGTCCTCACCCCACCACACCCCTCACATACACTCTCACTTTTATTTCTCTCTAATTTTTCATCTGTCTTAAATAGTCATCCAAACATAACAAGACTTTAGTATGTAGGCAAAGTAAGTCTTCCAACTATTTCACTTCCCTCTAAACTTTCTTTGAGGaagttaatataaaaataaaaagaatccTAAATAATGAAGGGAATTGCCTTTTGGAGAGTCTTCTGGCAATATTCCATTGCACTGCAAGTATAGTAATACACTGCATATGAAGACAGAACAGACAGGTTGTTTTGTATTTGACAACAGGTTACTCATTTTAGAGGTCAGGTGTGCACGTTTAAAATGCTGTCACAGCCTGCACTCACTTAGTCCAGCCAAACTTTCATATCTATCTGTTCCTAGCAGTGAAGTACATGAATGTCATCTGGATACTGAGAGCTAGAGGCTCAACCACCAGCTCCATCAGCTTCACTGTGATCATTGGGAATGCTCATTTGGACACAAAGATGTATTCAGGGTATCATATATAGAACATATTGAAGAAATTAAGTTGAGCTTAAaggttccctgtggagtttccattcagtgtttctcaccaaaacacacTGGGCCTTAAGTCTTACAGCAATGTTAGAAAGTGGGAAAGATCTTTGATTAGGCTATGGGTCTTAATTTGCAGCCCAAACAGCTTACGAACCttttaaatgtgcatgcatTTCAAAACGCTCTGAAGGCAGTAACTgtacatacactgaacaaaattataaacgaaacacttttgtttttgcccccagtCATCATGacctgaactcaaagatctaagacatTCTCTATGTGCACACTTTGGAGTGGTCTTTTATTGTGgacagcctaaggccttttaatgtggccagcctaaggcacacctgtgcaatccccatgctgtctgatcagcatcctgatatgccacacctgtgaggtggatggattatctcggcaaaggagaagtgctcactaacacagattatgacagatttgtgaacaatatttgagaaaaataggccttttgtgtacatagagaaagtcttagatctttgagttcatcTCCTCATCAAGTAATACAAGAGCTAAATGAATACCATGTTtacattaacttttattttactcaACAAACTTTTTTTGGACACTGATTATTCCTTCACAGATCTGGTCAGGTTTGTTTTGACCATGTGTCCATCTCGCTGTCCCCTCAGACCTGCCAGATAAATCTGGGGTTTGGGCACACtgctctcactgtctctcttgctTTGGCAGGCAGTGTTTTTCGGCAGCCAGGTCTGAGTGACGTTTTCCCGTCTCATGTGGCTCAGATCAGTCTGCGCTGAGTGCGTCACTTTGGTCAAGAGATCAGCCTAAAGTTATGACGAAAAAaaagcaagcaaaaaaaaaatgcatatcAGTAATAAATTAACAAGATTCTTTAAGTCAGACCTAATACGTAAATGAGTTGAAATCCATCTAGTGATTTCTGGCTCACCAGTTTAATAGCTTTTCTTCGCAGCTCCCACTCATTCCACTCGTACGACTTGACCAAGTTTGACTCCACTGGGTGGATGTCAGTCTGTGTGCCGCTCTCACACATGGTGATGGGCTTTACCAGGAAACTCTCTCCTGGGTGCATCTGCAAAACCACAAGGCAACAACTTTTTTCTGTTGGATCAAATTGCCAGTGGTCAGCGGCATGCAATGCTGTCAGCCACAGGATCATTCTATTTaagtaatacattttcaaatcttacattataaaatgtttagCTTTCTACACTTTCCACACTATACTGTTGGTTTGTAAAGGCTGGTAAAACTGTGGCTCTATAACTGGGAAAGTCTGCCCACCTCAGAGTAAGGACTGATGCAAGAAAACTGTTGGTGGAGTTTGAGGAGCTGGATGAGTTCAGGGGAGTGCTTGGCTTTCTCTGCCACCTCTGCAATGAAGTCATCTGGACTGCAGGCAAATTTCAAGGCAGCTTCTTTGGTGCTAAAAACATAGAGCTTCTCCTTGTGTTTAAGGATTCCAATGTTTGGATTACCTGCAAAGGAAATGTCAGATATTCCTAACTGAATGGACTCAGGCACAAGCAGTTAGATTAAGGTTGCTCATCATAGTGTTGTACAGAGAACAATCCCAAGGCTGGAGGAAACAAATGATGTTAACATATTACATAGGCCTCAGTAATACAAAGCTCCTGTTGAATTATCTAACATGAAATTCTGTGTTGACAGTGTGAACGTTGGCAGGGTTGGGACTCCTCTCTCTACCACTACAGTCACTTTTCATGTGTACAACCGAATCCATAAAAGTCTTCAAGGAGAGACTGTCTAAAGCTGTATGCTGTTTTCTGGACTACAAAGACCAGAAAAGAAGGGGCCTTAAGGGTTTACCCATTGGGTCTACATGCAATTTGTGTCCCTTGGGGTGTCTTGTGGGGTACCtattctgtttgtgtctcaAGGTGTAGCTGATGGAACAGTGTCAGGTTTGGTGACCTGAGGATTGGATCACTTCTTTTTGCAGTTTGCAAGCAAGTGTGGAGCACCTAGGATGAGAATCAGCACCTCCAAGTCTGAAGCCATTGTACCCAGGCTGAAAGAAAGGCTCTTTATGTCCATGTAAAGCACTTCAAGTATTCTAGATTTCATAGGTAAGATGGACCAgcacactgagaaacagactGGTACAATGTCAGCATCAATACGGGCTGTGGGGTTAAACAGAGCTGAGCCTGAATTTACACTCAATCTAGGTTCAAACCATCACCTATGAACTTTGGGTAACAAACGAAAGAAAGAGATCAGGGATACAAACAGCCCAAATGAGTTTTCTTCGCAGTGTGGCTGGGCTCAGAGACAGGATGAGGAAGATGGGGAAGTGCTGCAGCTTCACTCAAACTCAAAGAAGGAGAGACCAAAAACCTTCACACTGGTGTATCACGAGAAGAGTACCTGGTAGAAGAAGCCCATCTCTGTTGACAAGTGTGTAACCACAGACTCCATTATACTGTGGCAGCAGCTCATTAAAACTGGCTGTTGTTTCAGGCAGGAGCCATTCCTGTTCTTTCATCTCAGCTGGAACAATACGCTCATCTGAAATGcataaagaagaagaataatAACACTTAGGGGAGCTTGGTACACAGCCATTTTTCTCTCCAGTTTTCAGACTAGCGGAACATggaatttattattttagagGCTGGCACAGTATCTGTTGGTGGCAGCAGCCATACCTGAGGACTCAGCCattctctgtttgtctgtcttcaCCTCTGACGCTCCCAGCAGGCCGTCCAAATAAGCTTCAGAAAACAGCTTAGCCTGAGAGGCAACAAAGGGCTGCAAATTGAGCATGATGTTATTGAGGATGTTCAGCAGCTCAGCCTCATCCTGAAGTCCAGACCACAGCTTCGACAGGGCCTTGAACAGAGGCTGGAAAAAGTATCAAAAATAGaacaacagaataaaacacTACAATATGTAGAACGTAAGAAATTCTGAATTCAAAAACATCTGGCAAACGCTGCCTTTGCATCTCATCCAGCACAGTGGGGGAGCATGGAGATGTTACCACCCTGCTGCCAGCGGAGAGAGATGGCCAGCATAATGACTCCAGCTCTGTACGtaccacacagacatgagattgTCTTCATCTCACTCTCAAAAATAGCAAAtatgtgtatttcccaaaatgttgaacttctTCTTTAAGCGATGATATAATAAGACATAATAACAGCAGTAACCAAGACACTTACAAAAACCTTTGCAGTGGGTACAGCTGTCTTTGACTTCACAGTTTCTTTCAGCAGCTTGATCTGTGCTGAGAGCTCCGTCTGCAGGATATCAATGTGCTCTGCACATGAACATGCATCAGCCTGGTGGCAAAGGGAAAACACTTTTATTTCTTACTAAACTTTTGACATGAAACATGAATTCATCTGCCTGCTTTACTTATCAAGCTGCAAAAATGCCTGTTCATTATATACACATTCACATTATAATAGTAACAGAGTTAGTTACATGAAAATATATGCAACCTATAATTCCAAGGTACTGTTACCTCACCAGTAACAATTTGAGGAAAACTTCATGCTGCCTGACGTTGTAGAGAGCCTGTCTGAGCAGGACCATAGGCAGGTCACAGGCTCCAGGCTGGCTGTCGGGGTCCGTCAGCTTCTCCAGCAAAGCTGTGTACTTCCAAGCCAAACTCTGTGAGACGCTCAGCTCGTTTTCCATGCTTTTACTGGTGACTGGAAGAGCTTCCTTAAGAGCTGTGGGCACTGTggagaaaatgtaaaaggaAGTGCCAAAATTACCAAATGCAGAACTGATCATCAGTGAGGAAGATAACCTGGTCTGATGGTGAATGAAAAGTTTACGCTTTCGTTagaaaaaacactttcacagaCTGGGTTCCAATGTTGTGGACACACTAGATGAGGGCTGTTCACTTGTTTtgctacatacagtatatactgtaaatatatcaTGTA
Encoded here:
- the cfap206 gene encoding cilia- and flagella-associated protein 206 isoform X1 — translated: MSAEMSRAHAESVIKNIIGEIVQQCAVRGHAVSDTLAAFMVKAVVLDPRNGFNVDRTLTKQDVQKLEELCLDKLMEKCSPSLDTIKMQVYFDMNYTSRREFLEEIQQLLESRLSPVSREITDSRVKTRDELDALYCKIISYILLRSGMGSPTDVSTLQEATAALQSVFPQTELGAFMVLLKRDKEQQLKELAMIVTGIRLFNNANKTGEEETDLHELMPTALKEALPVTSKSMENELSVSQSLAWKYTALLEKLTDPDSQPGACDLPMVLLRQALYNVRQHEVFLKLLLADACSCAEHIDILQTELSAQIKLLKETVKSKTAVPTAKVFPLFKALSKLWSGLQDEAELLNILNNIMLNLQPFVASQAKLFSEAYLDGLLGASEVKTDKQRMAESSDERIVPAEMKEQEWLLPETTASFNELLPQYNGVCGYTLVNRDGLLLPGNPNIGILKHKEKLYVFSTKEAALKFACSPDDFIAEVAEKAKHSPELIQLLKLHQQFSCISPYSEMHPGESFLVKPITMCESGTQTDIHPVESNLVKSYEWNEWELRRKAIKLADLLTKVTHSAQTDLSHMRRENVTQTWLPKNTACQSKRDSESSVPKPQIYLAGLRGQRDGHMVKTNLTRSVKE
- the cfap206 gene encoding cilia- and flagella-associated protein 206 isoform X2 yields the protein MEKCSPSLDTIKMQVYFDMNYTSRREFLEEIQQLLESRLSPVSREITDSRVKTRDELDALYCKIISYILLRSGMGSPTDVSTLQEATAALQSVFPQTELGAFMVLLKRDKEQQLKELAMIVTGIRLFNNANKTGEEETDLHELMPTALKEALPVTSKSMENELSVSQSLAWKYTALLEKLTDPDSQPGACDLPMVLLRQALYNVRQHEVFLKLLLADACSCAEHIDILQTELSAQIKLLKETVKSKTAVPTAKVFPLFKALSKLWSGLQDEAELLNILNNIMLNLQPFVASQAKLFSEAYLDGLLGASEVKTDKQRMAESSDERIVPAEMKEQEWLLPETTASFNELLPQYNGVCGYTLVNRDGLLLPGNPNIGILKHKEKLYVFSTKEAALKFACSPDDFIAEVAEKAKHSPELIQLLKLHQQFSCISPYSEMHPGESFLVKPITMCESGTQTDIHPVESNLVKSYEWNEWELRRKAIKLADLLTKVTHSAQTDLSHMRRENVTQTWLPKNTACQSKRDSESSVPKPQIYLAGLRGQRDGHMVKTNLTRSVKE